In Macaca thibetana thibetana isolate TM-01 chromosome 12, ASM2454274v1, whole genome shotgun sequence, the genomic window GGAGCAGCTGATGAATTGactctttctttctactttcagCATCTTCACTGCATGTTTCAAATCGTGAGAGCCTGATAGGCTGAGTTTTGTTTGGGGAAAGTgcctttttttcctgttgttgttATTAACACAGTCattctctgttgtccaggttggggtgcagtggcgtgatctccactcactgcaacctccacctcccgggttcaagtgattctcctgcctcggccacccaagtagctgggattacaggcacccaccaccacaactgactaatttttgtgttattagtagagatggggtttcgctatgttggccagactagtcttgaactcctgacctcagatgatccacctgccttagcctcccaaagcactgggattacaagcatgagccacttaaaaaaattttaatctacttttaaaaaaattttaaaaattttttaatctacTGTTTACACAGTGTTcttgtacctttttaaaaagtgatggaGCTTATAGTAATGGGTGAGGATTACTGCTACAGCAGCAACTTTTAAAAGGACTATCTTGTGATTTGGAATGCATAGAAAATGAAGGGGAAAGGTAAACATCTGGCTTTCACAGGTATGAACTCAGAAAATCGAGTCAATTCACGTCCTCACCTTAGAAGCAGTGGAAGCAAAGGGACGTTTAGAGTGCTTTTTAGAGACCGATAATATTACGAGGTCAAAATGGAACGACAAATGGAAAAAGGACAAAAGGACAGTCTATTCCAGAATAGTACTTTCTTGTGGAGGATGTGATCCTCCGAGACAGCACAGGTGGTTACTGTGTTTATAAGGGACATGTGTTCACATTTAgtccatttttttcctctgcatttttttttttttccagacagggtctcaccctgtcgcagagactggagtgcagcggcatgattatagctcactgcagcctcgaactcctgggctaaagtgatcctttcacctcagcctcccaagtagctaggattataggcatgctccaccacaccaggctaaatctttgtttgtttgtttgtttcatcaactttattttaagttccagggtacatgtgcacgatgtgcaggtttgttacatagatgaacgtttgccatggtggtttgctgcacaaatCAACCCATCACCTCTGTACAAGCCAAGCATCCATTAGCCATTCTTACTCCCCCTGCCTCCTCGTTCCCCTGGCAGACCCCAGGGCATGCTGTTcacccccatgtgtccatgtgttctcattgttccgtTCCCACTGGCCAGGTTGCCGAGAAGaagaaatgcttttacattgttggtaggaatgtaaatgagttcaaccactgtggaagacggtgtggcgatttctcaaagatttagaagcagaaataccatttgacccatcattcctgttactgggtatataccccaagaaatagaaatcattgtATTATGAAGATACATGAatgtgtatatctttttttttttaaaagagattgggcctcgctatgttgtccaggctggtctcaaacccctgacctcaaacaatcatcctgccctggcctcccaaagtgttgagattataggcatgagccactgagcccagtcttCCTCTACAACTTCTAACTTAGTGCCATGTCCCATAGTAAGATAGTGTACATTATgattatgtatttgtatttatatattgctGACCTAAAcagaagtttcagaaaaaaagcttAGCCTTTCTCTGCAATGCATTCTGatagttaacattttttgtaccattaaaaaaatcccaacactttgggaggctgaggtgggcggatcacccgaggtcaggagtttgagaccagcctggtcaacatggcgaaaccccatctctactaaaaatacaaaacttagccgggcatggtgggtgcctttagtcccagctactctggaggctgaggaagggaaatcacttgaacctgggaggaggaggttgcagtgagctgaaatcgtgccactgtgctccagcctgggcgaaagagtgagactccatctcaaataataatgataataataatgataataataataataataatcctgtTTGCAACCCCATACTAAATTTCCTTGACACCACAATATGaaaatcactgttttaaaataaactgaaattggatttttgtttttatttttgagacaagatctcactcttgcccagactggagtgcagtggtgcgatcaccaCTCACTAAcaccttgatctcctggcctcaagtgaccctcctgcctcagcctcccaaagtgccgggtaCCATGCTCAGCTTAGAACGGGGATTTTGAGGATATAGCCAGGCTCTCTCAAACAGAAGGTAAGAGGAAAGATAGCTGAACTTGgaattaggaaactgaggccaaatcCAGGCTCTGATGTTTGTTAAAGGTGAAAATCAGCACAAACCTTACTACCTCTAGCCCTCCATTTGTCCCCATCTATCCGGTGACAACCATCCCGCCTCCATGTGCCTCATAGAATGCTCaaggaaaaattaaatcattttcaaaatgtaaaagttattttaaaagattgtgtAAGTAATTCAATTATCATAGTCCTAGTCATAAATGGTAAAGCACTCGTAGAGCTGAGGACCTTTCTGTCCTTTAAGGGATGCAGCTAGGAAGTGAGATGCACTCAGGAAAACCAGGCAGCACTTGAATTTATTCTCAGTGGTGAGGCGTGACTCATGCCCTTCCCTCTGTAAGACTGCCTTCCCTAACTCCTGGATTCTTGCCTGTTCCTGACACTTCTTTTCACCCTTACCCTTCTTCAGGTAGGctgtaattgtttatttattcaattcaTTCAGCATCTTCCTGCTATGTATTAGGTGCTAAGTTAGGCACTTAAGACAGAGCGGTGAACCAGGCAATATGATCTGCTCTTCTGGGCTGGCGCTTTAGTAGGGCATGTATTAGATAggttttttttctgcttgactGTCCCAACTAAATTGATTTGGACAGCAGTATTAGAACCCTAAAGAGACAAAAAGATAGATCATCCAGCAGGCTTTCAGCAGCCTGTGGATCACTGTAGCAAAGTCATAGGTCTCAGATGCATGGAGAAGATGATGACCTGGATTTAGTGAACAAATCCATGGTCAGCAAAGGTGGAGAGGAGGCTCTGGATATAGAGGCAGCAGATGCCACCGCAGCAAAACCACTCTTCAGAAGATGACCAAGCCTCCGTGATTACCTGTCCCGGACAGCCGTTTCTATAAGATCATTAACAACAAAGAAAGCAAGCACCAGCAAACCCAGCAGCGctccaggaagaagagaaagccCTGTTTTCGGGACTAAGGGAGTAGGTGAACAATCACTCTAATTTGCCTTTGGCAAAATTTTCACATCGTCAGCATTGCTCACTGATGCTGTAATGCTAGTTTCAAAATCTGATCGCCCTTGTCTCTCTACTGCTTACTCAAGGGCTTTGTTGACATAAACAGCATTTACCCTGTTAAACTTAAGAGAGGAATTATGCAGCTGTCTGGGGTCACCTTGGGAAAGGGTAGGGTGAGTGGCAAGCCGTAATGATGTGACCTAGTAGGTCCTTCCTACCTCCCCAACCCCTAGTAAAGCTCCTCACCCACTGGATACCTGGAATTCCACCCGGGTGACTTGCTATTCTGGAATGAGaatgcttttccttctctctagcCTGCTTTCAAACTGTAATTGACCCTAAAAGCTCTATACATGAAACCATAATCTTTAGTATGAATGTgtttataaatacacatttttcccCTCACTGTGGTTGTCATTAGGTTAATACCAGCAGCTGAGGGGGCCTCCGGAATGTGGGAGACTGGAGTGGGTGAAAGGTTCCTGACGGGAGTAGGGAGACCTGGATTCAGATCTTGATCATGTGGTTTGAAGCCAGTGTTTAGGCATCTTCCATATGCTCCTCTGGGAATGTGGGGAAATGATATCTATTTTACAGTTATCATGTAGATTTAAGGAGATAGTATGCAGAAAAGCATCATACAACAAATTAGATTCCTTCCTATAAATTTATCTCAGAGGAGTTAACCACATACAGGACCGTCAAAAATCTATAAAAGAGTTACAACAAGGCAAAGCTTGAGCTAAAATGTGGAGGAATTAGTGAATTTCCCTGTGCACATGATAATTCACATGAGATAGCAAGATGTTTTCAAATATAGCCACCATACtatgactgttttttgttttttctatgcaGTGACAAATGAGATCCTCTGTTGGGCTTTATGTCTAAAGCTTGAATTTCAAGCAATTTCctcacttaagatcaggagttcaagaccagcctggccaacacggtgaaaccccatttctactaaaactataaaattatccagtcatggtggcgggcacctgtaatcccagctacttgggaggctgaagcaggagaatcgcttgagccaggaggcgcagcttgcagtgggctgagaccatgccactgcacttcagcctgggcaacagagcaagactccatctcaaaaaaaaatcaggttttcaTCACATCAAAGATGCTAAAAAGAATAAGCATcacttaattttctctttgtttccattTGATCAGCCATGGATTGTTACAGAACTTCACCAAGCAATTCCTGGATTTACCCCACTGTGATCCTCTGCATATTTGGTTTTTTCTCCATGATGAGACCCTCAGAACCATTCCTTATCCCATATTTATCTGGACCAGATAAAAACCTGACCAGTGAAGAGGTAAGTTAACATACATACGTATCTTAatgtggttttttaaattttacaggaCTTGAACAAGGATACGGGGCTTCCCTCAACTTGAAATAAGATGAACACATTAAACTCAGTGAGCCCGATTTTCATAATATGTGTCACATAAAGAACTTTTCAAACTATTTCCTCCTCATACTTGCAGAAAATTGCAGCCAAAACACATTACATGTGTTAACAAATTTTTAACTCGCATAGAGTGCTAACATTTGTGTTAATGATAGGAGCCTTTCAGGTCTCCATTGATTCTATTATACTAATCCTAAAACAGCATCACTGGCAGGCACAGGATCTAAATCTAAATAAACTCTCAGGCTGCTGAGGGATAAGCAGGATCTCATAAAGAATTGTGGTATTTCTTTATGACACTGTTTACCAGCAGGTGAGCCATTAACAGCTTTATCTCCCAGCCCTTGCCTCCTTCTCTGGAATGCCAGATTCTTTTACTTAAAAGAGCAAcgtctttcttttttgttgttgtttcagatggagtctcactctgtcgtgcaggctggagtgaagtggtgtgattttggctcactgcaacctatgcctcccaggttcaaacaattctcctgcctcagcctcctgagtagctgggactacaggcatgagccaccatgcctggctaatttttgtatttttagtagagacagggtttcaccatgttggccaggctggtcttgaacttctagcctcaagagattcaccctcctcggcctcccaaagtgctgggattacagacatgagccactgcccccagcctcgCATTTCTTTATAAGAAGTACAACAAGAAAATGCACTGACCTAACTGTAACATTACCCTGGGCTGATTTTACaatctccagcctcagccttgaAAACACTATGTAAAGTGTGTGGCTTCACCTGCAAGGCTAATTGGTGCCTCGGGTGGTGAGGTGGCAAGGACAGAAAGGCAAGCTTGTTCTGTAGTATCAGATCACTTAGGGACAACCGTGTTTCCGAGTTGCTCAGGTTGAAGCATGCCACAATGAAGACAACAAAGGACAGATGCAGGGTCAGAAGCAACTCAATGAGTCCACTGGGGTCTGCTTCTGCAGCCACTATGGACCAGTTAATAGACCCTCCTTCCAAGGAGCAGCTCAGTTGTGTGGTCTTTGCTCTGTGGTCTCCTGCTTTCTCCAGCAACCTCAGTGATCCAGGTGTCAAGGTGGGTAAGTTCAGTGATTTGAGAGGTTGCGGCACTCACCCATCATGCCCCACAGATCAGCAACTCCAGTCCTTCCTATTATGAAAATTGATATCCTATGCATTTCTGACTAAATCCGTGAGATGATATATATTAAATTGAGGCATAGACAAATCAGCAGAATGGTTAGGGGGAGACGGGGAAAGGTTGGGAACCTAGCAAATTTGCCCAGGAAGGAAAATGAGATGCATTACTTGCTTCCACTCTATAATGTGGCAAAGTTATTTACTCTTTCCCTATCTTCCCATATCTTTCCAGATGTTGGAAGGACTGAAATATTTGACATCGTGATAGATCACATGAAAATAAAGGCTGTtggattctttttgttgttgttgctgagatggagtcttgctctgttgcccaggctggagtgcagtggcacgatctcggctctctgcaacctctgcctcccaggttcgaccgattctcctgcctcagccccccgagtagcagggattacaggtgtctgccaccatgcctggctaatttttgtatttttagtagagacagggtttcatcctgttggccaggctggtctcgaactcctgacatcgtgattcacctgcctccgcctcccaaaatgctgggattacaggcttgagccaccacgcccagcctggattCTTTTAACATTATAGTCTACTTGTCTAATGTTAGTATTTGAACAAGAAGGAAATGGTATTTTTTAAGAAtcttgggccgggtgtggtggctcacgcctgtaatcctagcactttgggaggctgaggcgggtggatcacctgaagtcaggatttcatgaccaacctgatcaacatggtgaaaccccatttcttctaaaatacaaaaattagccgggcatgatggcgggtgcctgtaatcccagctactcgggaggctgaaacaggagaatggcctgaacccaggagatggtggttgcagtgagccaagatcgggccactgcactccagcctggctggctgagcaagactctatctcaaaaaaaaaaaaaaaaaaaaagaatctgaaaaactTAGAAGTGTCCAAACGCTTTTTAACTCATCTACTCAACTGTACCTACTATTTAAACTTAATATATAATTCAGATTGCACAATAAGCCAATATATTCTTCTACCGGGGTTTATCTAAGTGTATAAGTTGGTTGGTTTTTACCAGTGGGAAAGGAGACTACCTTTTCTTAGTGATTTCCTTGAAAATGAGttttctcggccgggcgtggtggctcaagcctgtaatcccagcacgttgggaggccgagacgggaggatcgtgaggtcaggagatcgagaccatcctggctaacccggtgaaaccccgtctgtactaaaaaaatacaaaaaactagctgggcgaggtgtcgggcgcctgtagtcccagctactcgggaggctgaggcaggagaatggtgtaaacccgggaggcggagcttgcagtgagctgagatccggccactgcactccagcctgggccacaaagcgagactccgcctcagaaaaaaaaagaaaaagaacatgagtTTTCTCATTATGTTTCTCCATAACGTGAATAATTTCCAATTGGATGCAGAATTTGAGGTACAAACCACAGGTAGCTTAGTAAAGTACCAGTGCTTCACCGTCATGCAGTGTACTAACTTTGCAGATGACAAATGAGATCTTCCCCGTTTGGACATACTCCTAcctggtgctgctgctgcctgTGTTTGTCCTCACCGATTACGTCCTCTACAAGCCGGTCATCATCTTGCAAGGTATCAGTTTCATCATTACCTGGCTGCTGCTCTTGTTTGGCCAAGGAGTGAAGACCATGCAGGTTGTAGAGTTCTTCTACGGGATGGTGACCGCCACCGAGGTGGCCTACTACGCCTACATATACAGCGTGGTCAGCCCCGAGCACTACCAGAGAGTGAGCGGCTACTGCAGGAGCGTCACGCTGGTCGCCTACACAGCAGGGTCCGTGCTGGCCCAACTCTTGGTATCCCTGGCGAACCTGTCATACTTTTACCTCAACGTCATATCCTTGGCCTCTGTCTCCGTAGCCTTCCTTTTCTCACTTTTCCTACCAATGCCCAAGAAAAGCATGTTTTTTCATGCAAAACCCAGCAGAGAAATAAAGAAGTCATCGAGTGTGAATCCAGTATTAGAGGAAACTCACGAAGGTGAAGCGCCAGACTGTGAAAAGCAGAAACCCACATCAGAAATACCCAGCACTTCAGGGAAGCTGCATAAGGGCCAGCTGAACAGCCTGGAACCCAGGAATGTGACTGTGGAAGTTTTTGTGCAGTGGTTCCAAGATCTGAAGGAGTGCTACTCCTCAAAACGTCTTTTCTACTGGTCTCTGTGGTGGGCTTTTGCCACAGCAGGTTTTAACCAGATTTTGAACTATGTTCAAATCCTGTGGGATTACAAGTCACCTTCCCAAGATTCTTCCATCTATAATGGGGCCGTAGAAGCTACTGCGACCTTTGGAGGTAAGCAAATGTCACTTAATCTTCCTTTGTTGGCTTTTCCCCCTTAAGACCGTTTCTCCAGGTACCGAACTTCATGGTGCGAATTAGCTCTGTTCAGAAGGCAGCATAATTTTTTTCAATCAAGAATGAAAGTCACTGGAAAAACAAGAATACCATGATTTTCTACCATATTGTAGTTCCAAcaagtaactctttttttttttttttttttttttgagacagagtctcgctctgtcacccaggctggagtgcagtggtgcgatctcagctcactgcaacctccacctcccaggttcaagctattctcctgcctcaccctcccaagtagctgggactacaggcgtgtgccaccacgcccagctaagtttttctgtatttttagtagatacggggtttcaccatgttgcccaggatggtctcgatctcttgacctcatgatctgcccgcctcagcctcccaaagtgctgggattacaggcatgagccactgcacccaggcacaACAGGTAACTCTTAGGAGCTCAGGGCTTAGCACCAAACAATGAAATTCTAGTTGAATCCCTAAGATTCCAATTCATCATTA contains:
- the SLC19A3 gene encoding thiamine transporter 2 isoform X3, with translation MKTTKDRCRVRSNSMSPLGSASAATMDQLIDPPSKEQLSCVVFALWSPAFSSNLSDPGVKMTNEIFPVWTYSYLVLLLPVFVLTDYVLYKPVIILQGISFIITWLLLLFGQGVKTMQVVEFFYGMVTATEVAYYAYIYSVVSPEHYQRVSGYCRSVTLVAYTAGSVLAQLLVSLANLSYFYLNVISLASVSVAFLFSLFLPMPKKSMFFHAKPSREIKKSSSVNPVLEETHEGEAPDCEKQKPTSEIPSTSGKLHKGQLNSLEPRNVTVEVFVQWFQDLKECYSSKRLFYWSLWWAFATAGFNQILNYVQILWDYKSPSQDSSIYNGAVEATATFGGAVAAFAVGYVKVNWDLLGELALAVFSVVNAGSLFLMHYTANIWACYAGYLIFKSSYMLLITIAVFQIAVNLSVERYALVFGINTFIALVIQTIITVIVVDQRGLNLPISIQFLVYGSYFAVIAGIFLMRSMYIIYSTKSQKDVQSPAPSENPDMSHPEEESNAIMSTKL
- the SLC19A3 gene encoding thiamine transporter 2 isoform X1, yielding MAVFFRAHVVCCNRVRGQVHAGLLYRCSRETCPGSPWLRSGAKVKAQGSPPQSAVVTNTVPLQTLLCVQVHQAMDCYRTSPSNSWIYPTVILCIFGFFSMMRPSEPFLIPYLSGPDKNLTSEEMTNEIFPVWTYSYLVLLLPVFVLTDYVLYKPVIILQGISFIITWLLLLFGQGVKTMQVVEFFYGMVTATEVAYYAYIYSVVSPEHYQRVSGYCRSVTLVAYTAGSVLAQLLVSLANLSYFYLNVISLASVSVAFLFSLFLPMPKKSMFFHAKPSREIKKSSSVNPVLEETHEGEAPDCEKQKPTSEIPSTSGKLHKGQLNSLEPRNVTVEVFVQWFQDLKECYSSKRLFYWSLWWAFATAGFNQILNYVQILWDYKSPSQDSSIYNGAVEATATFGGAVAAFAVGYVKVNWDLLGELALAVFSVVNAGSLFLMHYTANIWACYAGYLIFKSSYMLLITIAVFQIAVNLSVERYALVFGINTFIALVIQTIITVIVVDQRGLNLPISIQFLVYGSYFAVIAGIFLMRSMYIIYSTKSQKDVQSPAPSENPDMSHPEEESNAIMSTKL
- the SLC19A3 gene encoding thiamine transporter 2 isoform X2, whose translation is MDCYRTSPSNSWIYPTVILCIFGFFSMMRPSEPFLIPYLSGPDKNLTSEEMTNEIFPVWTYSYLVLLLPVFVLTDYVLYKPVIILQGISFIITWLLLLFGQGVKTMQVVEFFYGMVTATEVAYYAYIYSVVSPEHYQRVSGYCRSVTLVAYTAGSVLAQLLVSLANLSYFYLNVISLASVSVAFLFSLFLPMPKKSMFFHAKPSREIKKSSSVNPVLEETHEGEAPDCEKQKPTSEIPSTSGKLHKGQLNSLEPRNVTVEVFVQWFQDLKECYSSKRLFYWSLWWAFATAGFNQILNYVQILWDYKSPSQDSSIYNGAVEATATFGGAVAAFAVGYVKVNWDLLGELALAVFSVVNAGSLFLMHYTANIWACYAGYLIFKSSYMLLITIAVFQIAVNLSVERYALVFGINTFIALVIQTIITVIVVDQRGLNLPISIQFLVYGSYFAVIAGIFLMRSMYIIYSTKSQKDVQSPAPSENPDMSHPEEESNAIMSTKL